The following proteins are encoded in a genomic region of Nerophis lumbriciformis linkage group LG23, RoL_Nlum_v2.1, whole genome shotgun sequence:
- the arpc2 gene encoding actin-related protein 2/3 complex subunit 2 has product MILLEINNRIIEETLSLKFDGASNGTKPEAVEVTFADFDGVLYHISNPNGDKTKVMVSISLKFYKELQEHGADELLKRVYGSFLVSTEAGYNVSLLYDLDALPGNKDEVVHQAGMLKRNCFASVFEKYFKFQEEGKEGERRAVVHYRDDESMYVEAKKDRVTVVFSTVFKDDDDVIIGKVFMQEFKEGRRASHTAPQVLFSHREPPLELKDTDAAIGDNIGYITFVLFPRHTNANARDNTINLIHTFRDYLHYHIKCSKAYIHTRMRAKTSDFLKVLNRARPDAEKKEMKTISGKTFSR; this is encoded by the exons ATGATCCTGTTAGAAATCAATAACCGCATCATAGAGGAGACGCTGTCGTTGAAGTTCGACGGCGCCTCAAACGG AACAAAGCCGGAGGCTGTTGAAGTGACGTTTGCAG ACTTTGATGGTGTCTTATACCACATCTCCAATCCTAATGGAGATAAGACCAAAGTGATGGTCAGCATCTCCCTGAAGTTCTACAAGGAGCTACAGGAGCATGGGGCCGACGAG cTGCTGAAGAGAGTGTATGGGAGTTTCCTGGTTTCAACAGAGGCCG GCTACAACGTGTCACTCCTGTATGACCTGGATGCTCTACCAGGCAACAAAGATGAGGTTGTTCACCAAGCAGGGATGCTGAAGAGGAACTGTTTTGCCTCCGTTTTTGAAAAGTACTTCAAGTTCCAGGAGGAGGGCAAAGAGGGCGAGCGGAGGGCCGTCGTCCACTACAGAGACGACGAGTCCAT GTATGTGGAGGCCAAGAAAGACCGGGTGACAGTGGTGTTCAGCACAGTCTTTAAAGATGACGATGACGTCATCATCGGCAAAGTCTTCATGCAG GAGTTCAAAGAGGGTCGGCGAGCCAGCCACACAGCCCCCCAGGTGCTGTTTAGCCACAGGGAGCCGCCTCTGGAACTCAAGGACACGGACGCGGCTATTGGGGACAACATCGGCTACATCACCTTTG TCCTCTTTCCACGTCACACCAACGCCAATGCCAGAGACAACACCATCAACCTCATCCACACTTTCAGGGACTACCTGCATTACCACATAAAGTGCTCCAAG GCCTACATTCACACACGCATGAGGGCCAAGACGTCAGACTTCCTCAAGGTTCTGAACCGTGCCCGACCGGACGCTGAGAAGAAGGAGATGAAAACCATCTC TGGGAAGACCTTCTCCCGCTGA
- the LOC133622471 gene encoding keratin, type I cytoskeletal 18-like: MPFNTAASMFGGAGGRGSRVSVSSLEGLRNVLRKDNNVEQDSSVALSAGPSAGQATGLSAPMDDKQTLRGLNDRLSGYLGRVKQLEKENQQLKDEIDEILVKRKTPEGRDWDEVEKPLIELKNEIKVITMDNAKLLLQIDNTKLANVDFMNKLSDETKARKAIENDLEELKKNIEDTKQNNKQTQKEIDLVKDELAILEEDHKNVVDHLRDRIKTSEVNVEIETPNSNLPEIVYNIRMQYDKLAVKNLKETEDWYQKKFENIKVEEVQNTEELESSKTELKDLLRQKKYLEIKAQGGQSTIHSLEDNLRFTKMENSQRLAPQNQIILDLEKQLKKVRAHLENQVEMNKHLLCVKMQLEAEINNYQLLMSGEGESLEFAIEDALTDDWQKPDEEAPAGQEEAVMQKKASAEESTFLKDPQVPAETVTEHPQKPVTKKSPKTKKSSSSSSSSSSSSSSSSDSEEEKAKNEDKEEKA; the protein is encoded by the exons ATGCCTTTTAACACAGCTGCAAGCATGTTCGGAGGTGCCGGTGGAAGAGGCTCCAGGGTGTCGGTCTCTAGCCTGGAGGGTTTGCGTAACGTGCTGCGTAAAGACAACAATGTCGAGCAGGACTCCAGTGTGGCTCTGTCTGCCGGTCCGTCCGCCGGTCAAGCCACAGGTCTGTCCGCTCCCATGGACGACAAACAGACCCTGCGAGGACTGAACGACCGTCTGTCCGGATACCTGGGCAGGGTGAAGCAGCTGGAGAAGGAGAACCAGCAGTTGAAGGATGAGATTGATGAGATTTTGGTCAAAAGGAAAACACCAGAAGGTCGTGACTGGGATGAGGTGGAGAAGCCGCTGATTGAGCTCAAGAATGAG ATCAAAGTCATCACCATGGATAACGCCAAGCTGCTGCTCCAGATTGACAACACCAAGCTGGCCAATGTTGACTTTATGAACAA GCTGAGTGATGAGACAAAGGCCCGCAAGGCCATTGAAAACGATCTGGAGGAGCTGAAGAAGAACATTGAGGACACCAAGCAGAACAACAAGCAGACGCAGAAGGAAATTGATCTGGTGAAAGATGAGCTGGCCATTCTTGAGGAGGACCACAAAAAC GTCGTAGATCACCTGCGTGATAGGATCAAGACCTCTGAGGTGAACGTAGAGATTGAAACTCCGAACTCCAATTTGCCTGAGATTGTCTACAATATCCGCATGCAGTATGACAAACTAGCCGTGAAGAACCTGAAGGAGACGGAGGACTGGTACCAGAAGAAG TTTGAGAACATCAAGGTTGAGGAGGTACAGAACACTGAAGAGCTGGAGTCAAGCAAGACGGAGCTCAAAGATTTGCTCAGGCAGAAAAAATATCTGGAGATCAAGGCTCAGGGTGGGCAGAGCACG ATCCACAGTCTGGAAGACAACCTGAGGTTCACCAAGATGGAGAACAGTCAACGGCTGGCCCCTCAGAACCAGATCATCCTGGATTTGGAGAAGCAGCTGAAGAAGGTGAGGGCGCACTTAGAGAACCAGGTGGAGATGAACAAGCACCTGCTGTGTGTGAAGATGCAGCTGGAGGCTGAAATCAACAACTACCAACTGCTGATGTCTGGCGAAGGGGAGAG CTTGGAGTTTGCAATAGAAGATGCTCTGACGGACG ACTGGCAGAAGCCTGATGAAGAAGCACCCGCGGGTCAGGAAGAAGCCGTGATGCAAAAAAAGGCTTCAGCTGAAGAATCTACCTTCTTGAAAGACCCTCAAGTTCCAGCAGAAACAGTGACCGAACACCCCCAAAAACCTGTTACAAAGAAAAGTCCCAAAACTAAGAAAAGCTCATCTTCTTCCTCATCTtcatcctcatcctcctcctcctcctctgacTCTGAAGAGGAAAAAGCCAAGAATGAGGACAAAGAGGAAAAAGCTTGA